Proteins from a single region of Haloarcula laminariae:
- a CDS encoding 30S ribosomal protein S3ae has translation MSERSVSKRTQQKRWYTVQAPEQFDRETLGKTTADEPDKVLGRTIETTLGELNNDASENNTKLTFKINEVASDTAYTEFIKHELTRDYLRSLVRRGSSKVEAFITVLTTDDYRVQIQPVAVTTKKADASQEKAIRRTMIDLVRETAKDRTFEEVIDSVVEGRLSSAIYGEAKDIYPLRRVEIQKTTLEARPEEVAAEEETAVDVDEDDVDVEA, from the coding sequence ATGAGTGAACGAAGCGTCTCCAAGCGCACACAGCAGAAACGGTGGTACACCGTGCAGGCTCCCGAGCAGTTCGACCGGGAGACTCTCGGCAAGACCACAGCAGACGAACCGGACAAGGTGCTCGGCCGCACCATCGAGACCACGCTGGGCGAACTGAACAACGACGCCAGCGAGAACAACACGAAACTGACCTTCAAGATCAACGAGGTCGCCTCCGACACCGCGTACACGGAGTTCATCAAGCACGAGCTGACGCGGGACTACCTGCGCTCGCTCGTCCGCCGCGGCTCCTCGAAGGTCGAGGCCTTCATCACCGTGCTGACGACGGACGACTACCGCGTCCAGATTCAGCCGGTCGCCGTCACGACCAAGAAGGCCGACGCCTCCCAGGAGAAGGCCATCCGCCGGACGATGATCGACCTCGTCCGCGAGACCGCGAAGGACCGCACCTTCGAAGAGGTCATCGACTCGGTCGTCGAGGGCCGCCTCTCCTCGGCCATCTACGGCGAGGCCAAGGACATCTACCCGCTCCGACGCGTCGAAATCCAGAAGACGACGCTCGAAGCGCGTCCCGAAGAGGTCGCCGCCGAAGAGGAGACGGCCGTCGACGTCGACGAGGACGACGTCGACGTCGAAGCCTGA
- a CDS encoding flippase activity-associated protein Agl23 produces the protein MSTSSGVVSALQQFRDRSAAWFDSDDYATLKVVVAITVLSLVLRTVFLGARVAHFDEGRVAYWAWHFGETGNFAYRYIIHGPFIQHVDRWLFALIGPSDFAMRLPVAVVGGLLPLSALLLRAHLDRSETVALAFLFTLDPVLVYYSRFMRSDVLVAAFMFVAFALLVRLYDTRKPRYMYAAAVFLALGFASKENALVYVVTWLGATGLLLAKLLILPNGFRDAAAFMLPRQVNDLATAVLPERFGRVEFATGPPSAGAVWARVVGRVKGDVWRVVGIVQSFRKRHDPAWQVAGAYVGHVVLALVVFGFVSLYFYAPRGAGIDGIESHPVIAASTPGYVGFWEGITNPALFGQLLETTVDRVVDQWGNWLEPGTEKARDTYMKHFWVSTEALILGSRVVAVLGAVGYVLDRLSATTPRHLVPFCFYAGFVSIFGYPLGTDIGAPWLAVHAIVPLAVPAAVALGAVFRWGSASLSTGDTSRFTSATLVLFALSLLVAQSAVGQVYTNTTEDGNPLVQYAQPSESLKDDLREMDRLATANGGHTDVLVYYGQSGGEFDQHNAYVGPNRDEWDESYRNNKPTCLMWYNALPLPWYFAAGDMDVQCENNERNLESLLRQSPPPVIITQDFDPTVPEAALEAAGYENETHRMRTTGERNLFTVWTNEDAVGNETAQ, from the coding sequence ATGTCTACGTCGAGCGGTGTCGTCTCTGCCCTCCAGCAGTTCCGGGACCGGAGCGCGGCGTGGTTCGACAGCGACGACTACGCGACGCTGAAAGTCGTCGTCGCGATAACGGTCCTCTCGCTCGTCCTCCGCACCGTCTTTCTCGGCGCCCGCGTGGCCCACTTCGACGAGGGCCGGGTGGCCTACTGGGCCTGGCACTTCGGCGAGACGGGCAACTTCGCCTACCGGTACATCATCCACGGGCCGTTCATCCAGCACGTCGACCGCTGGCTGTTCGCCCTCATCGGGCCCAGCGACTTCGCGATGCGGCTCCCGGTCGCCGTCGTCGGCGGACTGCTCCCCCTCTCGGCGCTGCTCCTGCGGGCGCACCTGGACCGGAGCGAGACCGTCGCGCTCGCGTTCCTCTTTACGCTCGACCCCGTCCTCGTCTACTACTCGCGGTTCATGCGCAGCGACGTCCTCGTCGCGGCGTTCATGTTCGTCGCCTTCGCCCTGCTCGTGCGGCTCTACGACACCCGCAAACCGCGCTACATGTACGCCGCCGCCGTCTTCCTCGCGCTCGGCTTCGCCTCGAAGGAGAACGCGCTCGTCTACGTCGTCACCTGGCTCGGCGCGACCGGTCTCCTGCTGGCGAAGCTTCTGATTCTGCCGAACGGCTTCCGCGACGCCGCCGCGTTCATGCTCCCCCGGCAGGTCAACGACCTCGCGACCGCCGTCCTGCCCGAGCGTTTCGGCCGGGTCGAGTTCGCCACCGGCCCCCCGTCAGCCGGCGCCGTCTGGGCCCGCGTGGTCGGCCGGGTGAAAGGCGACGTGTGGCGGGTCGTCGGTATCGTCCAGTCGTTCCGCAAGCGCCACGACCCCGCCTGGCAGGTCGCCGGCGCCTACGTCGGGCACGTCGTCCTCGCGCTGGTCGTCTTCGGGTTCGTCTCGCTGTACTTCTATGCGCCCCGCGGCGCCGGCATCGACGGCATCGAAAGCCACCCGGTCATCGCCGCGTCGACGCCCGGCTACGTCGGGTTCTGGGAGGGGATAACGAACCCAGCGCTGTTCGGGCAGCTGCTCGAGACCACGGTAGACCGCGTCGTCGACCAGTGGGGCAACTGGCTGGAGCCCGGCACGGAGAAGGCCCGGGACACGTACATGAAGCACTTCTGGGTGTCCACCGAGGCGCTGATACTGGGGTCGCGCGTGGTGGCGGTACTCGGGGCCGTGGGCTACGTCCTCGACCGGCTGAGTGCCACGACACCCCGTCACCTGGTCCCGTTTTGCTTCTATGCGGGCTTTGTCTCCATCTTCGGCTACCCGCTGGGGACCGACATCGGCGCGCCCTGGCTCGCCGTCCACGCCATCGTCCCGCTGGCGGTGCCGGCCGCAGTCGCGCTGGGCGCCGTGTTCCGCTGGGGGTCGGCGTCGCTTTCGACCGGTGACACGTCCCGCTTTACCAGCGCGACGCTCGTCCTCTTTGCCCTGTCGCTGCTTGTCGCCCAGTCCGCCGTGGGACAGGTCTATACGAACACCACCGAGGACGGGAACCCCCTGGTCCAGTACGCCCAGCCCAGCGAGAGCCTGAAAGACGACCTCCGGGAGATGGACCGGCTCGCGACGGCCAACGGCGGGCACACCGACGTGCTCGTCTACTACGGGCAGTCGGGGGGAGAGTTCGACCAGCACAACGCCTACGTCGGACCGAACCGGGACGAGTGGGACGAGTCCTACCGGAACAACAAACCCACCTGTCTGATGTGGTACAACGCACTGCCGCTGCCGTGGTACTTCGCCGCGGGCGATATGGACGTTCAGTGTGAGAACAACGAGCGGAATCTGGAGTCACTCCTCCGCCAGAGTCCGCCGCCGGTCATCATCACCCAGGACTTCGACCCGACAGTCCCCGAGGCGGCGCTGGAGGCCGCCGGCTACGAAAACGAGACCCACCGGATGCGGACCACCGGCGAACGGAACCTGTTCACGGTCTGGACGAACGAGGACGCCGTCGGCAACGAGACGGCACAATGA
- a CDS encoding plastocyanin/azurin family copper-binding protein: protein MDRRAFLRTAVPTAAVGLAGCIGGGTPSDYDVGMGAKVFRPETIEVSAGTTVTWLNTNKQGHSVTAYESGLPDGADYFASGGFDSEEAARDAWGNSSGGTMFEGDTFEHTFEVPGEYPYFCIPHETGGMVGTVVVTGESATPTEAVTATTD from the coding sequence ATGGACCGACGGGCCTTCCTCCGGACAGCCGTCCCGACGGCGGCGGTCGGACTGGCCGGCTGTATCGGTGGCGGCACACCGAGCGACTACGACGTGGGGATGGGTGCGAAGGTGTTTCGCCCGGAGACCATCGAGGTCTCGGCCGGCACCACGGTCACCTGGCTGAACACGAACAAGCAGGGCCACTCCGTGACCGCCTACGAGAGCGGCCTCCCCGACGGCGCCGACTACTTCGCGTCCGGCGGGTTCGACAGCGAGGAGGCCGCACGCGACGCCTGGGGCAACAGCTCCGGCGGGACGATGTTCGAGGGCGACACCTTCGAACACACCTTCGAGGTGCCCGGCGAGTACCCCTACTTCTGTATCCCCCACGAGACGGGTGGGATGGTCGGTACCGTCGTCGTCACCGGGGAGTCGGCAACGCCGACCGAGGCTGTGACGGCCACGACGGACTGA
- a CDS encoding 30S ribosomal protein S15: MARMHTRRRGSSDSDKPAADEPPEWSDVDEDAIEARVVELAEQGHSPSEIGLKLRDEGVQGTSIPNVKLATGKKVTEILEDNDADPDFPEDLRNLMKRAVRLRDHMDEHPGDHQNKRALQNTQSKIRRLVDYYRGDEIDEDFTYSYEKAASLL; this comes from the coding sequence ATGGCACGAATGCACACACGCCGCCGCGGCTCGTCCGACTCGGACAAGCCGGCGGCAGACGAACCCCCGGAGTGGAGCGACGTCGACGAAGACGCCATCGAGGCACGCGTCGTCGAACTCGCAGAGCAGGGCCACTCGCCCAGCGAAATCGGCCTGAAACTGCGCGACGAAGGCGTTCAGGGCACGTCCATCCCGAACGTCAAGCTGGCGACCGGCAAGAAGGTCACCGAGATTCTCGAGGACAACGACGCCGACCCCGACTTCCCCGAGGACCTCCGAAACCTGATGAAGCGCGCGGTCCGCCTGCGCGACCACATGGACGAACACCCCGGCGACCACCAGAACAAGCGCGCCCTGCAGAACACGCAGTCGAAGATTCGCCGGCTCGTCGACTACTACCGCGGTGACGAAATCGACGAGGACTTCACCTACAGCTACGAGAAAGCCGCCTCGCTCCTGTAA
- a CDS encoding 5-(carboxyamino)imidazole ribonucleotide synthase: MTRTSPGPTVGVVGGGQLGRMLGEAAAPLGVEVVVADPTPDCPAAPVVRDQLVGGFEDESTVRELAERADVLTFEIELADPDAMERVAQETGTPVHPAPETLRTIQDKLVQKRRLSEAGVPVPEFRGVDTADELREACEELGYPAMLKARTGGYDGRGNVPVSGPEDAEAAIDEVAGPAMVEEMVDFERELAVMGCLGDGERDTFPVTETVHREEILRESVAPARASDEVRERARDVALKVLDAMDGRGVFGIELFQTSEPRSGSEGSSGQSPQEGEILLNEIAPRPHNSGHWTIEGCHTSQFEQHIRAVLGEPLGTTEIRDPTVSANILGDIEERQDAVLRGEETVLATERAHLHWYGKREVYPLRKMGHVTMTGDDRDGLLAEVSELRDGLTFRG; the protein is encoded by the coding sequence ATGACACGAACCTCTCCCGGCCCGACCGTCGGCGTCGTCGGCGGGGGACAGCTCGGACGGATGCTCGGCGAGGCCGCGGCGCCCCTCGGCGTCGAAGTGGTCGTCGCAGACCCGACGCCGGACTGCCCGGCCGCGCCGGTGGTCCGGGACCAGCTCGTCGGCGGTTTCGAGGACGAATCGACCGTCCGCGAACTCGCCGAGCGGGCCGACGTGCTGACCTTCGAAATCGAACTCGCCGACCCCGACGCCATGGAGCGGGTCGCCCAGGAGACCGGAACGCCGGTCCACCCGGCGCCGGAGACCCTGCGGACCATCCAGGACAAACTCGTCCAGAAGCGCCGGCTCTCCGAGGCCGGCGTGCCCGTCCCCGAGTTCCGCGGGGTCGACACCGCCGACGAACTCCGCGAGGCCTGCGAGGAACTGGGCTACCCCGCCATGCTGAAGGCCCGGACCGGCGGCTACGACGGGCGGGGCAACGTCCCGGTATCGGGCCCGGAAGACGCCGAGGCCGCGATAGACGAGGTCGCCGGGCCGGCCATGGTCGAGGAGATGGTCGACTTCGAGCGCGAACTCGCCGTGATGGGCTGTCTGGGCGACGGCGAACGGGACACGTTCCCCGTCACCGAGACCGTCCACCGCGAGGAGATTCTCCGCGAGAGCGTCGCACCGGCGCGGGCGAGCGACGAGGTCCGGGAGCGCGCCCGGGACGTGGCGCTGAAGGTACTCGACGCCATGGACGGTCGGGGCGTCTTCGGTATCGAACTGTTCCAGACCAGCGAGCCGCGGAGCGGCTCGGAAGGTTCGAGCGGGCAAAGCCCGCAAGAAGGCGAGATTCTGCTCAACGAAATCGCCCCGCGCCCGCACAACTCCGGTCACTGGACCATCGAGGGGTGCCACACCTCGCAGTTCGAACAGCACATCCGGGCCGTGCTCGGCGAGCCGCTCGGGACGACCGAAATCCGGGACCCGACCGTCTCCGCTAACATCCTCGGCGACATCGAGGAGCGCCAGGACGCCGTGCTGCGCGGGGAGGAGACGGTACTTGCGACGGAACGAGCGCACCTCCACTGGTACGGCAAGCGCGAGGTGTACCCGCTCCGGAAGATGGGGCACGTCACGATGACTGGCGACGACCGCGACGGGCTGTTGGCCGAGGTCAGCGAGCTGCGCGACGGGCTCACTTTCCGCGGGTAG
- a CDS encoding KEOPS complex subunit Pcc1, translating into MRRADIETEFGSPDAAERVVAAVRPDNTAEMTTRVEGDAVVTTIERDNTSGLQSTVDDYVVNLRVAAQLTTDPTQSNHE; encoded by the coding sequence ATGAGACGGGCCGACATCGAGACCGAGTTCGGCTCGCCCGACGCCGCCGAACGCGTCGTCGCGGCCGTCCGCCCGGACAACACCGCCGAGATGACCACCCGCGTCGAGGGCGACGCCGTGGTCACGACGATAGAGCGCGACAACACCAGCGGCCTCCAGTCGACAGTCGACGACTACGTCGTCAACCTCCGCGTCGCAGCACAGCTTACGACCGACCCAACACAATCCAACCATGAGTGA
- the ribH gene encoding 6,7-dimethyl-8-ribityllumazine synthase, translating into MVQLGLVVAQYDKHGDVIDAMRESAHAAAADAGATIAETLSVPGAYDTPLAADRLARLDDIDAVAVLGVVIEGDTDHDKVITDAAAGGLTDVSLKRDTPVTLGIIGPGMSKDEAEARTDKGGSAVTSAIELAKL; encoded by the coding sequence ATGGTGCAGCTCGGACTGGTCGTGGCTCAGTACGACAAACACGGGGACGTCATCGACGCGATGCGGGAGTCGGCGCACGCGGCCGCCGCCGACGCGGGCGCGACCATCGCCGAGACGCTCTCGGTCCCCGGCGCCTACGACACGCCGCTCGCCGCCGACCGGCTGGCGCGGCTGGACGATATCGACGCCGTCGCCGTGCTGGGCGTCGTCATCGAGGGCGATACGGACCACGACAAGGTCATCACCGACGCCGCCGCTGGGGGGCTGACAGACGTGTCGCTCAAGCGGGACACCCCCGTCACGCTGGGCATCATCGGGCCGGGCATGAGCAAGGACGAAGCCGAGGCGCGCACGGACAAGGGCGGCTCGGCCGTCACGAGCGCCATCGAACTCGCAAAACTATGA